The sequence ttcaaacaaattaatttctaggaatataatatatatatataaatttttaaagtcatttttatCATGAGGatttaacaatttatgttcaaGTACTAACGATAgaaatatttttgaacttttattaagttaaggatatttttaatattttaaagtttagaggtatttttaaaacaaaactttAATGGAAAAACTAACTGcaaagatgtttttttttttttttttaatttttaagggTATTTTAAAAACGTTGACATTTTTGAGCCAAAAGATAAAGTTTACGGGTattaacatatataaaaatCTGAATATAAAAAATGATCATATTGCCTACCTACCACTCTGCTCTCTCCGTCTCGTGGTCCAATTGTCACATCGGTGCTGACCGTTTGCGTACGCCTTCTGTCGTCTCAGCTGCTAAATTTTGACTCCTCATAAATTCCCATACTCGATTGCAATAGTCGGAATCGAAAATCAGAGGAGGTAGAAGGAGCATATTGCCGCCATGGATTTGGAAGGCAATCCGTCTCTTCTCGAATTTCATATGCCCGCTGAGTGGGAACCGCATTCTCAATGTTGGATGGGCTGGCCTGTAAGTGTATCGCATCGCTCTATCTATTGCTTTTCTTCTGATTGATTCCTTCGAGTTTCAGTTTTCGATTTCGTTGCCGTTCTGTTCGTGTTGATAGGCTTGTAATGCTTGGGGATTTTCCTGATCTTTTGCGAGTTCTTTAGCTGCATGCTTGTAGTTGGTGGTTAATATCAACTGTGATATTTTTTCATTCATTGTGGGTTTTCTCTCCTGTTGGTTTGTCTAATCGAAAACTTGCTTCATCGATGGCCATATATCACGGTAGCAATCCATTCCAGTTGAAGGTTTCTTTAACAAAACCACAAAACCACAAAACCACAAAACCCATGATTTTGTACCTCTAAAGGGAGAGATTTTTGTACGATGATCCATTCTCAGCCCTGATGATTAATGTCGACCGAAAGAATAGATAAAACATGAAGATCGCGATAGATAAGACATGGTAGTGCACATTGAAGTAAGCAGAAAGTTAGATTTCATTTATTTCTGGGCGGGTTATTAATCATTTAGGGCTGAGAATAGGTCATCCATGCAAGTAATGGATTGAATGGGTCATTGCTATGCATAGTTTACTtcttttttgtttctctttcttcGGTATTGAAGTTTTACTCTGAACTACAGGAACGGCCTGATAATTGGAGGGATAATGCAATCCATGGACAACGAGTATTTGCTAAGGTGGCATCTGCAATCTCGAAGTTTGAATCTGTGACTGTCTGTGCTACTGCCTCCCAGGTATTTGTAGAAAAAACAAATGCAATCTATCTACTGTCCAACACgttcttctctctctttcttgaAGTGTTTGAAAATTTACAATTGTTATTTCCCAGTGGGAGAATGCCCGCAGTCAGCTACCAGCAAATATTAGGGTTGTTGAGCTAGGAATGAATGACTGCTGGTTCCGTGACACTGGGCCCACGGTAGGTTTCTGCATTTTTCATGATTTTTGGATCAACCTCAGAGAGCTTTCTAATTGCCAATAATTCGTTATTGCATAGTTTGTTGTAAGGAAAAGAATGTCAAATTCTGGTACGGCAGTGGAATCTGTTGCAGGAATTGATTGGAACTTCAATAGCTGGGGAGGTAAGGTTGTAGATATGTAAATCTCTTATGTACTATGATTAAAGTTATAGAGTGTTCATATCTTTGTGGTTTATTCCTGTTGTGGGCAATCAAAGTGATGTTGCCTTGAGCCACTTTCTTGTAGGGCTTttagggggtgtttggctcaAAGATTTTGGGGAGTAGGAGTTGAGGGGAGTGGAGTTGTGAACTCCGCTTCTTATTTGGCTCAAAGAGTTTGTGTCCCACTATTAAAAAAAGTCAATTTTATACTGTATTAACTTCTTATATTGTGGGATccatgagttcacaactccccATACTTCATAATTCCATAGAGTTCACAGCTCCATTCCTTGCCCCCAACACCCCTAGATAACTGCCAGTTTTACCAAGAGTAATTATTCATCATGAGGATTCACTTTGGAAGTCGCACTCTCTTAAAGAGAGAGGCAGTACCTGTTGTGAAATTTCCATCATATGATTGTTCTTAAAATGTCATTCTTGTTGCTTTCTTGAAATGGAATATCTCTTGGCCTTGGCGTTGTAGGTGTTGAGGATGGTTGTTACGCTGATTGGAGTCTTGATCTTCAAGTTGCAAGGAAGGTTAGTGTGTAATCTTCTGTCCAACTCCCCCTTCATCCTTCcatattgttgatttttctttgATCCCCTGGCCCCTTTGTGATTTTGTGCAGATCCTGGATATTGAGAGACTTCCTAGGTTTTTGAACACAATTGTTCTTGAAGGTGGATCCATCCATGTAGATGGAGAAGGTAGCAATACCTTCTATTTGGTTCAAGttgtcattttctctctctctcatttgatcaaatcttatgacctAATTTCATCCACTAAGCAAGGAAGACTTTGCACCTTAGTAGAGAACCAGTCTTCAAATTAGATACAACACAATATCATGTCAAATTTATGTCTGTCCTCTTTGTCACAAATATAGAACAGACATACACTTGCTTAAATTGAAATCACCCCTTCTCTAGGATATGGAGTAATATGCATGGTGTGGTACAACCTCCCTTCCCTGCTTTCCTATCCCATGCATACCGCACTACGAGAGAGATCAAGATACTTGTAGCTCATTGATAAGTGATACTGTGTAATGTTAAATTTAGTGAATacaccattttttttctcttttttctctagGGACTTGTCTTACTACAGAGGAGTGTCTCTTGAATAAAAACAGAAATCCACATCTGTCAAAGGGTCAGATAGAGGATATACTGAAGGCATATCTTGGGGTGCAGAAGATCATTTGGCTGCCTCGTGGACTATATGGTACTTGATCTACATTTTGTGCTAGACTAGCTAGTatagttataaaaaatattattgttacaTCAGATCTCTACTTTAAGTTCATTTAAGTTCTTCATGGTCTGTTCTAGACTTTTACTCTATTTTCCCCTGTAAGTGGCGGTTAGCTTGGAGTTTTATTTGTTCTTTTGGAGTGATGTAGCTGTTTATTTGTCTATTTAGTTGCTTAATTTGTGAGCTCTTACTTTCTTAAAAGGGTAAAGAATTCTGAAAGTATTAACTTCAAATGTCAACAGGCGATGATGATACAAATGGTCATATCGATAATATGTGTTGTTTTGTAAAGCCTGGAGTGGTTCTGTTATCTTGGACTGATGATCAAACAGATCCTCAGTATGAACGGTCTACAGAGGCATATTCTGTTCTCTCAGAAGTTACTGATGCCAAGGGTAGGAAATTGGAAATAATAAAACTCCATGTGCCAGGGCCACTTTATTCGACAGATGAAGAGGCGGCAGGAATCGTTCAGGTAAAGAATCAATGTCCTTCCTTAAATCTCTCATCGTACATctttacaataattttaaaaaaaaatcttaggcctcgtttggtaatcattttgtttttgaaaattaagcctttAGACACTactacctccaaattttttcctttgttatctactttttaccggtagcttaaaaaaataaaccaaaatttgaaaactaaaaaaatt comes from Benincasa hispida cultivar B227 chromosome 2, ASM972705v1, whole genome shotgun sequence and encodes:
- the LOC120070614 gene encoding agmatine deiminase encodes the protein MDLEGNPSLLEFHMPAEWEPHSQCWMGWPERPDNWRDNAIHGQRVFAKVASAISKFESVTVCATASQWENARSQLPANIRVVELGMNDCWFRDTGPTFVVRKRMSNSGTAVESVAGIDWNFNSWGGVEDGCYADWSLDLQVARKILDIERLPRFLNTIVLEGGSIHVDGEGTCLTTEECLLNKNRNPHLSKGQIEDILKAYLGVQKIIWLPRGLYGDDDTNGHIDNMCCFVKPGVVLLSWTDDQTDPQYERSTEAYSVLSEVTDAKGRKLEIIKLHVPGPLYSTDEEAAGIVQDGDAKPRPPGLRLAASYVNFYIANGAVIAPQFGDKKWDDEAVRVLAGAFPNHEIVGVEGAREIVLGGGNIHCITQQQPAITSTSP